The genome window TTCCTGAAACATGTCGCCAAAGATACTCAACATCACGCAAcctattatactgacaacagacaaaacagtcgtcccactccaggAGCAGAAAACTaacattacaatgtatgtagtgtgtagcgcccaggggacaaaacccatAACTTTTTTCACAATGCAAAAATTCAggtgatgtcaagggagaccTTAGGCAGTAAAAAGATAAAATTCAAAAAATTTTAAATCCTTGAAAAGGTGGAACTTTTGtctttttcacattttcaagCGGCTTAGTAGGCATTCTCTTGGTAAGAAGGTGATGGAAAATATAGAGATATGTCACGCATTACGTAATCAAAACAACGACCATTTGTTGACAATATATGATATTGGATAGTTGTACTGGCCATAGAGAAAGCGATCCTGTTACATTCTCGCATTTGCGAAGGCACGCATAATTCAGTAGGTGTGGTTGATAAACCACTTACAAATAATGTACAACATGTAATAGTGtttgtgttgatattgataCACGTTCATTTGGAAATAGAGATGCGGACTGATATTATAAAAAGATACATAATCACATTGTATATCTTAAACAGAAAAATTGTACGAACTATATTTAAGGCTTTAGACACACATGTTCGCACGTAGACCAAGTGATATGAATTTTAGATGAAATTTGCATTAAATGCTTATTGAAACGCTGTTTTAGCCATGAATAAAGAGTAAAGATTCAGCTGAGTGCGCACGCTCCAGGTGACTTAATCCGAGGTGAGGGAGTAATAACACCACGTAGAAGGAAGACTAAATGTTTATGGCAATAATAAAAAGGTGTTTGTTAacataaacatgtttatttgttgAAATCAAAACAAACTGGAATCATTCCAAGGACAGAATGTTCTCATAGTAAATGATTcaacattaaatgataaaaggCCACCGATTGGTATGTATCTGGTTACTGTTTATTGACGAGTGATGAATACCCTAAAAAAACTATTTACAAAGAGATGAAACTTCTTTATTGCAActacaattttaaacatcaaaattacGAGTTTCATTTCcaattttcagaattttttgtATTCGTTCATGTGAACAACAGCTTGATGGAAGTGTAATCCCATTACCATTGAGGGTCGTCAGGATTTCATGGATTTATGATTTCTCCATATGGATCAAGCTTAAATATCAAATAGATTATCTCGTATTTCACACAATAATCCAgtacataaatgtacattaacacactttatcattattttataagaatGTCGATAGGTCAAGTATTATAATTAACCAATAAATGTTAGCCATAATTCCTTACACAAACTTTGTGATACCCACTTCtttttaattatgtaaatatatttcttttatcacgttttaatgtttttgttcaaatgaactTTTGCCCATCTTGGTACTCTCTTTAATGCGGTATTCCAAAACTTGCCGAAATATTCTATTTGTTTTACAGCACTCGCGAGGTATTGAGGCTGATTTGGCGACAAAAGATCCTCAAATGCTTGATTTTGGTCCATAGAGATTGTCTCACCGATCGATTGGAATTCAACATCCTTCGCGAGTTCAACTAACATACCAAATATATATGCATCATCAACGGTACAGTAAGGCATTGAAAACGAGGCTCTGTACAGCTCCGGAATGACATCCATTGTCAATAATACAACGTTAGCGTAACACATAGCAGGGAATTTCGTACGACCAGGTAGTACTTCTGGAGGCACGTACCATTTACTGCTTTTATTTCTAATGATTTCAATAGAATTCTTCGGTCGCGTCTGACACATAATGACTTTGTTTTGTCTCGATAGTTCCGACAACCCAAATTCCATAACGTAAAAGAGGTTTACAAACATGTCATCATCAGCTTTGATGGCGTACTTGGCATGAAGGCAGTTATTGTTGATCCACTGGAGGGCGAGTAGGCCTTTCATAGAAATATTAGCCTTGGCATCAACAAAGTCACCTTGAACTATGTCTCCATATGTCTGACCTTCCGATTCTATTTTAGCTTGGTCTGCAGCAGTGGTTGGTCGTCCAAGGAAGAACACAACTTGAGTTCCAATATCGATGAAAGTGTCGCGGGCTGCCCATGTGCCTCTAATGGCGGCACGCTTGTCGGCGTTGCCCCAGTAACTTACAGAAATGACCAATATGTCTACCTCCGTATTTTTACATACTGAACTTGTGATAATTTCAGGTTTAGTCAGAATTGGATGGAATGTCGTTGGCACGTATCTGTCCACTGGTTTTCTACGAAACCAGCCTTTTACTACCGTGTCATCTATGTTGCCGTCTGATATTGGCGGATGTCGATATGCATCACTCTTGTCCATCTTTTCACGTTCTTCATTGAGAACAGAGAGGAAAGTTTTCCTGTTTTCTTGTAGCTCTCGCGAAGAATCGATTTTCCTTTTTGCTCTTGTAATTGTTTGGGATTTCGTTGTTATAATGATGGACAGTCCACACGCAAATATCACAAATCCCGCGAAGAAGTTTTCACAAGCGCGTGATGACTTCCTGGCATGCGCCATTGTCATAGGATCGTGGTGTCGAAGCCTTTCAGAATGACCGCATCCAACTCAGATGTTCCAAGGAGAGGAAGCTGTAACATACAGATCAATGTTTTTTTACAACTGAcattatatatagaatatactgttctctcatacctacacgtgtaatactggctggtctagagCAATACaatcatgtcgcctgaggctgtattgcatggctactcatgcaataaagcctcgtgacgtcacagcgtcaacataATGACTATTTTCTTTGTGcaatttttaactttttttttctagaaactaggctggatttactttaaagccacactatacgtaccTATCAAATtcgtttaataaaatatttttttatgattttttaataactatggtacagcagttgttgaaaatCGATACacgtaaacatgccttcatttaaAAGTGATCGCCATAGAACTTACGATTATTACCGAACAGaggtcggaaagttcatgacccgttttcggaagagttcggacagacgttacgtagttaaggtagtcacatgacgttctcggcaatgacgttacaatatcggctaacttcggcttgtttgacgaagtgggacccacctagcgatgtttaatatttatttgatttttatcaaaatatttcgaATCATCTtcacttcgatttagtcctgtctcttcatgatttacaacaggttttttttcttcaaaattcttctaaatcatgggGGGGAATGAaaaaagatacggatattgggcctttaatagATATAAACAACGGGACTTGAGTTGAAAATGTCACACAATGTTAATGCATGTGAAATTTAAAATGCAATCCTGTTAcattttttcgaatttattccaaaatggcggaaaatgatagtagtaaaattgcattaaaacgtcgaagtatgagagaaaaatactctttcatgtacgtggatatgaaggatagggatattttaccctcgggatcacaaaatgtagtaaaaccctcggcaagccgcgggttttactacattttgtgacctcgggtagaatatccctatccttcatatccacgtatgaaagagtcttataatacaaCATGTAACTCCATTACAGAAACTACTTCTAAATGTTGGATATTAGAATTTGTGAAGTAACATATGATATACCAAAATTGTTACAAATGGAACATCTTAtcacatttaataaaaataattccaaATGTTCGTCCACATTGTCTTCGTTTATGCAGTGTCTTCTAGTTGGCGGCTAAGAATAAGAAAATTTGGAGTTTTTTGGACGTTTTGAAGTGATAGATATGTATCACGTTTAAACTGCTAGTCTACTAAAGCTTTACGTTTAGCACCCTTCAATTGAACAATTATAGAAACGTTTATCATGTTCAGAGTTCATTGACGTGTATTTCGCAAGCATGAAACAAGTTGTAATGTTGTGGAAAATTGAAGGTGTATATAATGAAGTTCATGATTCACTCGATGCATTATGGTCCAATAGAGAGACTAGGCTCAGTCCACTCAAGTGAAAGGTTAGTGTGTTTATTAAAACATCCCCACATATACCTGTATGTAGGATACGATTAAATATTCAATGATTGTGAGTGTGTAATTCTGTGATGTAATTGTTTGATCAGAGAATTGATTTATAGTTTTCGTAAAAGACTGTCGCTGATATAATATACTTGATATTTGATTTATGCAGTCGCACCACGCAGGAAGTTAATAAAACTACACAAGATTGCTTTCTATATTAACTACACTTTACACCACAAATCTCATGTGTCAACAAGCTCTCTAAACAGTTCGACGTATCCAGTAACACAGGTAATTACAGCTACAGTATAGCATTCTAAAGTAACATTCTCTATTCTGCAGTAGTCACGGGTTAAATTATTTCTTCACTGGTGTATATTGTAAACTGGTTTGCAATCTTTAAAACGCCAATGGCCACCCGTTTACAGCTCGGTAGATATACAATTTATTAGTGGTGTCATCTATAATTGAGAAATTCTGGCCCTAAATAACAGCaacaaacacaaacatgtaGTATATACTTTTTCGATATTAGAATGGCTGAACCGTACACGTTAATATGTATTTACCATTGGTAGCTCCCTTCAAAATATAGTGTTCCTTGTATCAGCTACATGTCCCAGTAGTAATCCTGTACAGATTTCTCCTCACATCAATGTCACTGGAGAGGAAAGTGATCGTACAACTGTCCCGTGTCCCAGCACCTACTCGGTACAGGTAGACCCGCCCTGTACAGTTGTATTATAAGATCCTGCTCCACATGTAACACTGGTAAAGTTTTCTCCGGTTATCGTCTACCTTAGACCATTGTGTTTATATACGTATACCCTTCTATTTATCGTGTTACTGGATCCGAGACGGGTATACATTcggatcaaccgaccgtgactTAACTCTTAAACAAAGCATTGCTCTTACTTACTAATACAGTGTGATATGTTTACAGTGACTGGTAACTGTTCAAACAAAAGTAAGACATATATAGAAGAGCATAAGAGTCACGTGAGATTGTATTGTTttgtaggttttttttataattacgtACAATGTATGTGCACTGTCTCACTAAACAATTTATGTcacatttaacatatttaacTAACTCACTCACTATCGTTTTCAAATAGAATAACTTAAACAACCTTGTACATATAACTATCAAAGTAATATATGTTGCATGTCGTTGGCTATAAATATTAATAGGCACTTGAATTGAACTCCTTGACCTTGCTTCAAACATGCAGATGTTTTCCATTACAAATGATCTATAGAAATTACTGTTCAACACGATATCGGCGCAGTTGGTGTACACAcacaaatgtacatatacatatataaatgagtgttcatttcatatgaggttTTATAAAACGTGTCTAAGATGCTGTTATtattgcgagccttggcgagcaataGTTGAATGTTGAAGACAAGTTTCATAAAGTTTCCCGGCCAATGAAAAGCGCTCTAGGTTATGTTACACTTGTAACATATCCTAATGCCATATTACACGGACGAAATCAATGGTATTGGGCGGATTACTCTATAAAAGAATATATGTGATGGTGGTCAGACAGACGAGTAAATTACAAACATTGTTACAAGAAGGATGCTCTTTCTTTTCACCAATAACCGATCTAGTTCAGTTTTACGTCAATCCGTACACCTTCTTTCTTGAAACCATCACCTGCAAGAGACAAACTTCTATAACCCAAAATTCCGGTATcctacatcctcgatattccagggtttactatcaAAGTCTTATTATCCTCCCATGCAATATGTTATAggaaaactgaaggctctgtgcgCGATAACAGATGAGCAGGTATTTcgatcctttgatgtacatcaaaagaattaaaTAATGATACATTGTAATTGACTGGTGACTTTAAAGTTGGGCGTCTTTGTTATCTTCATAGTAAATATCTGCAGACTTGTGATTGTTCTCCTGAACTGCCCTCAGTTTTACTCTGACATATAACAGGAATGGATAAAcgagagtgatagtaacccctggaatatcgaggacgTTGACCCCAATGCTATGAATGCTTGACAAGCTCACACGATCCCTGATATAAGATGGGGAAGACGTCGCGGCCTGACTAGGACCGAGGATCTGAAGTAGACAGCAGTGGCCTGCCACTAATGATAGATCCAGTCCAGTCACGGTACGTATATTTATACCATATACATAATAGATGAGTATGTGTCTTTTTCATTACCATTATAGGAATTCTTCAATAGGGCTTTACCTCAATAAGCTAGAGAGGTTGTCTGGGTTTCTAGTCTGGTTAATCAAGGCTGTTAGTACATACTCATTTTTCATTTATCACATTGACAAAACAACAAATCCGCGTCTTATAAAACGTAACGTTGGTTTATTCATCTTATTATGATGTTctaaaaacaaatgataaacaCAACTTCCAGCATATTTGGAGTTTCCGCCTCATCAATTGTATATAATTGCATACCAATGTATCCGATGTATACCATTGCATACCAATGTATCCGATGTATACCATTGCATACCAATGTATCCGATGTATACATTGCATACCAATGTATCCGATGTATACCATTGCATACCAATATATCCGATTACCAATGTATCCGATGTATACCATTGCATACCAATGTATCCGATGTATACCATTGCATACCAATGAATCCGATGTATACCATTGCATACCAATGTATCCGATGAactttatccatgttgttttatACTCTATATAACATTTCCTGTATGATGGTGCAATTAATGTCTGTGCTTATACCGTTTTTTGTAAGTTTATACTTACTTTGTGCAGTAGATGAAATTCAACATATTTGTTGGTAGCCAACAGTTACGTTTATGCTTTCATTTACATGCTTATCTAATTCAACTAATGATAGTATTCTGGaactgtttttttcttcttttttttttcactctCTCTCTTTTTTCCCCGTGTGTTCTCCGTTTTCTTTAAATACGATATGTCACTTTTTCGTTTGTTAGTGCCTTGCACCTAATATTGTTTGTATTCTAGTTTGTTTATGTTACGTTTCGTTTAAGGAGGAATAAAGatataatttaatgaaaaatgttGTCATATTATTTGTTACCAAATACGTGATCAACACAATGGACGGAGCAAAACAAGCGGACTTCAAAAAGATAAAACATCACATATATGTAAAAGtaatattaacatataaataacCGTATTTTGCACTTTAGCGCTGAAAATACCAATAAATGTCCTGATAACGGTTGGCTTAGCCATCCGAAACATGTAAACCAATAAGTAACCACATATTTACGGAATGGTTGGTGTTTGTGGCCCATCCTTGTTCATCTAGCTAGACCACAGCGTTAACGTTTGAACATTCATTTTGCAGTacagattatttttttatgtctaAGCGCCAATATTTTTCTCTACAAATATACatcatttatacatatttgaagCATACGTTGTCACAATCTGTGAAATAATGAATAACAGATAAATCAAATGTACTATACCATTACACACATCCGATTTGATTTCCATAGTCAAAATCGTGAAAATAATGGACTACATACTAATTAAAGTGTGATATTCCTATCACTCTTCCTATCACTCCCTTTGATAGATTTGGTAATTTGTTAAATTGATATAACGTATCACGttgacattattttatataaaacaaaccaCTAAGTGTGACACGAAACAGATTTGTAGATTACAAATGTCAAGGACTTTCATCTGATCTCTAAATCAATCTAAAAGTGGCATGTTGTCTTCATTATCGACCTGCATTTTATGGTTTCCACGAAAAGGAAACCCTAATTAATCTATCAACCAATTGAATTGCTTCAATAAAATCATGTTTGAAGTGTTAACTAGGTACCCTAAAATAAAAATGGTCGCCCAACTTCCTTATTTTGACTGTTATTCAAACATTCACTAAACTAATGATATCAAGCACTACATGATAGGATATAGATTAGGGACATTTTAAAACTCATTAATGTGGTTCAGGGAAAGTGTTAAACAATTAGATAACAAATAATTTACCTAGTAAAGACCAATGATTTTGAACATCCATTTTGCAGTACAGATTGATCGTTTGATGTTTTTCTCTATAATATTTATCATGTATGCTTACTTTTAAGGATACGTGGTTAATGAAGCAGCTCAGCGTAATTAATCACATACCAGGCACCcggtaattttcatttcaacaattttattgcaaataatatgcaaatggatttggcaacaggcaaagcctatattagccatctccaaacaaatccggtatagtacaattatcaacaaaatattataacatttaacattataatataaatgaatattattattagtgtatctccccaacctatcatagtagaaaaatctaaaaaaatcttttagtttcagatatatattctgatatgcgCAATAAATATCTATTCTTTTCTTCATCACATTTGTCACAGCCATGCAGtaaagtttttgtgttaaaatgcgagtggggaatattagagttatgtattttttttttttttttagaaacaaGTTGCCCTCACACAGGAGGGGATCCATTCAACTTTTATACgtattatttaaattcaaaagaCACGTAAAATTGCAGGGTTCAAGCAGaagaaaaaataagtaaaagcAAGAAAACTTGAAACTTCATAAAACTGCATTTGTAATCTCAGGCCTATTTTTAATTGAGGCATTTTAAGCTGTAAAGTTTCAGATGGTCTGAGATAGAGTTCATGGCAAAGTaaacaaatgttaatatttatactaTAATGGAACTAACTATCATTCAAAATGgtttgtataaaatatgaaatgtccTGACTTAAATTTCCTTTTCATTGACTACTTGAACCCTGCTTTAAGAAGCACATGAATACCGATATGTTTGTTTGTACAGTACAGTTGTGTagaatattaaatatgaacaaaCACATGGACACACAATTTTACCTCTCAACTACAGTTAGATTCcagacaatgtatatattggCTGACGAGGGTGCCTCACCTAACCTATTGCTTTCCTCTTCCAGTAGTgagaggtaattatatataatttataaagtaTCATTTCTTACTCCTTTAATTACATTTCTTTGAGTGAATATTAGAGTATAGAGaggaaagagagagagagagagaaaaaaaaggaGTAGGAAGGAAGAAAGAGGATGGTACTATCAAtgataatttatacaaatttaacttgatgatatatgaataaaaacatcTGCTTATTCTTAAAAGATGGATCAGCAACACTGTTGGTAGCATTGGAGAGTGGTTTAAGGAGAGACGAATATCTACTATAGTTTAGAAAATTTTCCCCATGTTTCccattctttttcaaatttttccTTTTCCAAATCACCTTTACcgtttgcaatatatttttgcaaattGTAGAATTGTTTCAAAGCACAAATCAGCCCATTTATGGTAAGTGACTTGTGAAAACACCgcattttatagatatattcttTTATAATGAGAAGAATTTCATTTTCAGATTTACAGTTGTCGGGGTTTTCAGATATCAGACCAAAAATAAAGGATTGCTTATTGAAAGAAAATGGGATAGAAAGAGCATCTAATAAAATTCTAAGGCTTTTAAGTAAATTTTTTACTTCAACACAATCCCACAGTACATGTTGAATAGTTTCATTCTCCGAATTACAAAGAGTACATAAAGGCGATATAACTAAATGTGATTTGAAGAGAAAGGAGTTAGTAGTTAGGATATGATGATTGATTCTGTATTGAAGCCACTGCAGCTTGCTATTTTTTGTAACAGTGAAAGGAACTTTGTATATCATAGCCCATGCTGTGTCATCCAAATCAAAAAGTTCATTCCACTTCTTTTTACCAGTTGGCTCAGTATTTCTcttgatgaaaatatcataaaagtCTTTAGCACCATTTCGATTTTTCAAgaatatttcaatgtttattgGTATGTATGGATATGGTACTTTACTTTTAGTGAATTCATTGGATGATATGAACTTTTTAACTGCTGACACAATGCTATGGTACTGAAGGAAATTagattttactttatatatacgAATGACTTCctgaaaattgtaaaaacgTCCAGTATTATGGTCTGATATTAAGTCGTTTATAATCagaatttttttgtcaaaaaaattcTTTAGAAAGACTGTTTTGTGGCCAATAAGTATATTTTCATTGAACCACAGTGGAGATTTCAACACAGAATTATCAATAagactatttttttcaatcaaagAATTCAAATGGAACCAGGCTTTAAAAACATCTACCCAGAAAGGATTACTGCAATTTTTAAGACATTTCTGCACATAATCATTGCCGCAATTAACAAGTAAATCAATATTCACATAgttttttcaaaataagttgCCATTTAGATGTGGTCTGAAGAAGCCTTCGAATCCAAGACAACTTTAATGAGTTTATAAATGCTTTTAAATTGATCATTTTTAAGCCACCATTTAAATAGTCTTGGATGACAACTTCTCTTTTAACtttatctgttttactgttccAAAGGAATTCAAAAAGAATAGAATTTactgttgaaagaaattgtTCATCCGGATTCGGAAGTGCAATAAAGAGATGATTGAACTGTGAAATAAGAAGAGATTTGATAATATGAATTCTGCCAATAGGAGTTAAACTCCTTCTTTTCCAGGTCTTTATCAATGACTTTAATTTAATtagttttttatcaaaattcaatttgggtatttcatgtaaatttaCATGGAAGTCTATCCCTAAAAGTGTGAATTTATGCTTACCCCATTGTAAATTTAAATCTGGAAGGAAGGTGTCTCCACTAAATTTTTTGCTACCAATCCAGACTACCTGTGTTTTGGTAACATTAATTTTAAGACCAGAAATTTTAGCATATGAATTAAGTTCGTTGACTGATTCTTTTAGTGATCTTTCAGAACCATCTAAAGCTAAAGAGGTATCATCCGCGTATTGTGACAGTAAGattatgtattttggttctgagtgatgatctttgttcattaaataaaggacatatgaaaagatagtgttcggctgtttcatcacaaggccacaagaacaaattggagaatctctcaaatgatcgcgaaataggtaagaatttagattgctagaggaatttctgagctggcacagagtaatattcataattcgagaacctttgtttataaaggtatttgttatatcatgtTCCATTctattaatgttaaaaaggagtgttttaaattgtgcaacagtattaacattcgataaATCAAAGTTTAAAGCGAAAGAATTAAATTCTCTAAAGGTACTTGGAAAAAACCTAGTATATTAACTTGCAGTTCTGCACATAGGAATATTAAACTATCTTGTCATCCTTAgtggatatctctcattttcaggctgatataaaaatggttgtacaatttcaatcaaatgctgTGGAGCAAAGCCACggagtacatgtatcttaaacataagaataagttTGTGCTTTTGACGCCGATCAGAGAGAGATTCCTAAGCTAGTACTTTACAAAGTATATCATGGGAGGTACATCTGCGCAATCCCGTTATAATCCTAGCGGCTTCTAAGTGAACAGACTCTAACAGAAGTTAACATTGTTCAGTACAGTTATCCCATAAAACATCAGCCTATTttaaaataggtaaaatataatttttataaatgtttaaaagagttttacgtgacactctttttttttaat of Argopecten irradians isolate NY chromosome 7, Ai_NY, whole genome shotgun sequence contains these proteins:
- the LOC138327548 gene encoding beta-1,3-galactosyltransferase 5-like, which translates into the protein MTMAHARKSSRACENFFAGFVIFACGLSIIITTKSQTITRAKRKIDSSRELQENRKTFLSVLNEEREKMDKSDAYRHPPISDGNIDDTVVKGWFRRKPVDRYVPTTFHPILTKPEIITSSVCKNTEVDILVISVSYWGNADKRAAIRGTWAARDTFIDIGTQVVFFLGRPTTAADQAKIESEGQTYGDIVQGDFVDAKANISMKGLLALQWINNNCLHAKYAIKADDDMFVNLFYVMEFGLSELSRQNKVIMCQTRPKNSIEIIRNKSSKWYVPPEVLPGRTKFPAMCYANVVLLTMDVIPELYRASFSMPYCTVDDAYIFGMLVELAKDVEFQSIGETISMDQNQAFEDLLSPNQPQYLASAVKQIEYFGKFWNTALKRVPRWAKVHLNKNIKT